A window of Oncorhynchus kisutch isolate 150728-3 linkage group LG10, Okis_V2, whole genome shotgun sequence contains these coding sequences:
- the LOC109897958 gene encoding lactosylceramide 1,3-N-acetyl-beta-D-glucosaminyltransferase A-like encodes MFLNFRRIRKCQCVQLVTTCFVLSVLMVCWEQLDHHVVSHMKSYSYRYLVNSYDFINKSFGISQREAKSQSNFPYLINHHDKCDSNEVLLLLFVKSSPENLERRQAIRATWGNEAYTQRELGATVRVVFALGVHPNPQQRGHVQRRLLGEDQVYGDLVQQDFVDTFHNLTIKLLLQFRWSHNYCSQARFLMSADDDIFVHMPNLVHYLQGLIRQGAQDLWVGHVHRGAPPNRRKDSKYHVPYEMYQWLSYPDYTAGAGYVVSGDVASKIYQATLSLNASLYIDDVFMGICANAMGVSPQEHVYFSGEGKAPYHPCIYDKMITSHGHVADVRYLWKAATDPQIHDISSGLLGKMYCTAVKVMLLCKPYYLNTYPCKAAFS; translated from the coding sequence ATGTTTTTGAATTTCAGAAGGATCAGAAAATGTCAATGTGTGCAGCTGGTGACGACGTGCTTTGTCCTGTCCGTGTTGATGGTGTGCTGGGAGCAGCTGGACCACCACGTGGTGAGCCATATGAAGTCCTACTCCTACCGCTACCTGGTCAACAGCTACGACTTCATCAACAAGAGCTTTGGCATCAGCCAGAGGGAGGCTAAGAGCCAGAGCAACTTCCCATACCTCATCAACCACCATGACAAATGTGACAGCAACGAAGTGCTGTTGCTGCTGTTCGTCAAATCTTCTCCAGAGAACCTGGAGAGGAGGCAGGCCATCCGGGCCACCTGGGGGAATGAGGCCTACACCCAGAGGGAGTTGGGGGCCACCGTGAGGGTGGTGTTTGCCCTGGGGGTCCATCCCAACCCCCAGCAGAGGGGCCATGTACAGAGGAGGCTGCTGGGGGAGGACCAGGTCTATGGGGACCTGGTCCAGCAGGACTTTGTGGACACCTTTCACAACCTCACCATCAAACTGCTACTGCAGTTCCGCTGGAGCCACAACTACTGCAGCCAAGCTCGTTTCCTCATGTCAGCCGACGATGACATCTTTGTCCACATGCCCAACCTGGTGCACTATCTGCAGGGCCTAATCCGTCAGGGGGCCCAGGACCTCTGGGTGGGCCACGTTCACAGGGGAGCCCCACCCAACCGCCGGAAGGACAGCAAGTACCACGTGCCTTATGAGATGTACCAGTGGCTCTCTTACCCAGACTACACAGCGGGGGCAGGGTACGTTGTCTCAGGGGACGTGGCTTCCAAAATCTACCAGGCCACTCTGTCCCTCAATGCCTCGCTGTACATTGATGATGTGTTCATGGGCATCTGTGCCAACGCCATGGGGGTGTCTCCCCAGGAACATGTTTACTTTTCAGGGGAAGGGAAGGCCCCCTATCACCCCTGTATCTACGATAAGATGATCACCTCTCACGGACACGTGGCAGATGTCCGGTACCTCTGGAAGGCAGCGACGGACCCCCAGATCCATGACATTTCCTCTGGCCTGTTGGGAAAGATGTACTGCACAGCAGTGAAAGTAATGCTCCTCTGTAAACCTTACTATTTAAATACCTACCCATGCAAAGCAGCATTTTCATAG